CGGAATTTCTTTTAACAGGTTTTTTTTCGCTTGTTCAATGCTGATAAAAGAGATTCCATATTTGAAGGATACTTTTTTGTTTTGTTTTCCTACACCTGCTAGTAACCACATTTTATCCGATGAATTCCTGTATTCTTTGGAAACAATATCCGTATCAGTTTCTCCGTAAAAGAAGATTTTTATTCCTTCAAACTCTTCGAATCCCGAAACATTTCTGGAGTTGCTAACCCATATTTCTCCTTTGTCGTTGAAAATGCCGAACCTTAAATAATGATCCATGTTATTTTTGAAATGAACCTTGAAATAACCGCTCCGGCTTTGAGGTGAGAATTCAAGCAAATCGCCTGATTCCTCGAAGGAGGTGGTGTAGTAGTAGGGGCTGAGCTTTTCCTGAAAATAAGTTAACCGGGTGTTCCATGTTTCCGGATTCTTTTCACCGCTTAACGGCAGGAAGGCAAAAGCCAAGTGCCTTCGATGAGAAGTAAGGGTTAAAGGAAAATTACCTATTTGATCATCGAGATGGTCCCTTCGTTGGGGGAAAAACCTGAGCATGCTGTTGGGCAGGTGCACTGTCGGCCTCGTAGGCTCTAAAATAATTCCGACACCGCCAATCGACGGGTCTACGTAGGGCAGGTTGGATTGGGAAAAGCCTTTCAAAAAAAGGAAAAATAGAGAACTTAAAAACAGATACCTGAACATACTTGTAATTATTTAACGTTTGACGTTTATAGAACTTTTCACCTTTTCAGCCAATTCCTGATCAAATACCGGATCTATTCCGCACACTTTTTGCAATGTATAATCGATTCCCTGAGAGAGGAGTTTTTCAAAAACGATGTCCTGTTCCGACCTGTGGCCGTTTTCATCCGTTGCTTTAAAGAAAAAAGCGTACGACATGGCTTCCAGGATTTTGTCATAAGGCATTCTCAACGGGATGGCCAGACGGATTATTCCCATAAACCTGTCATCGGGGCCTAATTTTCTGGGAATATCCTGTCCAACCCGGAATAGGGTGTCTTTCAACGACCTGTTCCGAAACCTGAATAGTAAATCCTCAATGTGAACGGATAGATCTCTTGGTGTAAAATCGTCTGGATATATTTTCAAAAGAACGGCAGCAGACTGAAGCATAGCCTCCCTTGTAAACTCTATTACGTGTGTGTCTTCCAAAACTTCATAGAGGTAGGTAGAACCGGGATATTTAAAAAAACCATAATAAGCAGCAGTGGCATGTCCCAAATTATGGATAAATGCTTTTCTATCGACCCATGCCCTGATGTTTTCCTTAGGAGCCAACCCCATGACGTCCGGGACTTCGTTCCTGAATCCTTTTTTATCCAGGATCAACTGGTTGTAAGGCTCCGCAAAGACCGATAGAGGATCTTTCTTTATCTCTCCGGCAGTCATAAGGGGAACCATTTTTCCAATACTTGTTTCAACCAGTCCAACATAATCGTGTAGAGGGAAATCGTCCGGGAGATTGTCTTTAAGTTCTTTATAGATCACTTCATTTGCAGAACGCATGTTCTCAGCAATGATGATATCAACCGGACCATTTTCAGAACCTTGAAAACGCTTTATTAATCCTTTGGCAAGTGTGGGAATAATTTTCGGCAACGCATTCTTGCCAACCGATACCGCTATAATGGAAGTGTTTTTTACTTCCTCGGTCACAGCTTCTTGATTGGTACCGTTAATTGCCCTTACGTTGGATATGGTTATCCTTTCCTCTTTGTCTCCTTTAATCACGACGGCATATGACTTCTCGTGGTTTAATAATGAAACCAGTTCCTCATCGATATCGGAAAAGACAACTTCGTATCCCGACAAACCAAACAGTTGCCCGATAAAAGAGCGGCCTATCTTGCCGGCGCCAAAAATTAGGATGGATTTTTTTTCCATAAGTCGTTCGTTATTTAATCTGCTTTTTGTAGTCGTTAAGAACCGGCGTCATAAGTTCGTATTTTTCACCCGGATATTTTTCAAAATAGGTGCCGCCAATATATAAGCATGCGTAACTTCCTGATACTATGCCGAGTGTGGTGGCTGCCTCCAGGTCAAGTTTCATCTTTCCCTCGTTGAGTTGAAACATCAACGAGCCAATCACGCCGCCTACGAAATTATCTCCGCAGCCTGTTGTGTCTCCGTTATAAACCTTTTCTCTTATTCTCTTCGATATAGCGTCGGAAACGGGTAATTCCCGCATTTCAACCCTCCCGAACAATTCATTTCCTGCATACAGCAAAACATTCTTTGCCCCGTTGGTAATGATAACTGCACCTGTTTGCTTCTCAATAAAAAATTGCATGGCTTTTTCAATACTTTTTTCCCCGCTCAAGCGCAATGCCTCATCTCTATCGGTAATCAAAAGATCGATGTTTGGGTAGCTTTCATCGTTTTTTCCCAATGGCCACCTTTTATGTGGATTTGCCTTTTCATTCACGAAGTCGAAAACCGTGTTAACCAGTGTAATGCATCCGTTCTCCTTCGATTGTTGAAGCAACTCAACCAGATTGTCATGTATTTGCGGCACCAGAGCGCTCCCTCCGAATACAACAATGTCCGATTTGAAAAAATTGTTATCCAGGTTTTCGGGAGAATAGTCCCAGGCCGAGCCTATAGAGTTTACAAATACCCTTTCTCCGTGCCCGTTATCGTAACTGGGGTCGGAAAGGACATCGGTTGATGGAGTCAGGTTCCCCATTTGCTTGAAATGACTGATGTTTACCGGAAGTTTTTGCAAGGAGGATAACAGGAAACTCCCGTTTTCGTCAGGCCCGTGACACCCGTAGAACTTGATTTCACTATTCAATCCAAATGTGATCTGGGCAGCATGGATAAGGGCTACGATGCAGGGTCCTCCAACATTGATTTTGTCCGGCGCTCTCCCCGCTGTCAGTTCGTTGAGGATAACTTGAAAATTCTTTTTCGTGTACTCTTCAAATTCCTCTTTCAGTACCAGGTGTCCGGGACTAAGGCCTCCGTCTCCTCTTTTTTTCGAGGAATAAGAAAGAAAAGCATTGGAATAAAAAGATACGTTGTTGTACAGCCTGTCCACCAGGCAGCATCCTGTACCGGATACTGTTATTTTCTTTTTAAGCATTCCTGTTTTACGTTAAGAGAGAAAAGTGTTGTAATCGTTGACCAATAAATAGAGTGGCTTTTCATCTTCGACAATAGTCGGAAATCTTCCGATTATTTCGTGGAAACAGTTATCAGCCGAATCATCGTTTACCATGCTTACCTCCCCGACAAGTACCTTCCCTTTCCCCGGCTCGCCATAGAAGCGATGATACATACCCTGCTCCAGAGAAATACTTTCTCCCGGTGTTAAGACTACTTTTCCTCCTGCTTCCACCCACCCTTTTATACCGTCTTTCTTAAAGTGTACGTCCGTGGTATCAAGTTGGTTGTCAAGGGTAGAATTGTAAAGCTCGATAACCAGGTTTCCTCCGCCCCGGTTAATGATGTCTTCCATTTTTGACCAATGATAGTGCATCGGGGTTTCCTGATTTTCCTCCACGATCATTATTTTTTCGGCGTACGGCTTTTTGTCTACATTGAATTTTCCGTTTCTGATGGTAAACAGAAACAATCCCCGGCTGTGAAAATCTCCTGAACCGAAGTCGGTTATGTCCCATCCCAACATGTTGTTGAAAATTTCTTCCGCATTTTTTCTGTTTTCCCTCCACTCATCTATCGTCCAATAAGCCCAGGGAGGTAACAAAAAATTTTTTTCGTGTAAAAACTCTTTCGCTTCTCTTAAGATCTGATTGATTTCACTTCGTTTCATAAATATAAATTTGATGTTTTAGTAGATTGTATCTTTCAAAAGGGTTTTCCCCATTTTTTATTGGGATAAGGACCCAGTTCCAACTCAAGTTCTCCTCCGTTTAAAAAATCAGTAACAGGAAATTGAAAACGGGACCATTTTATACCGTTCAATATGGCGTGTTGAATGTATATGTCTGCAGGATTTTTCTTTTTTACAGAAATCCTGAACAGGGTGTTTTGTAGGGGATCTGCCAAAGAGGGAAACCTCAACACTATTTTATCGAACAGGGGGCTTGTGATCTCCAACTCGGGAAATTCACCCACACATCCGTGCAAATCGAATAACCCGATGGCCATTAACACCCCAAGCGCACCCAGCATTCCCTGATCTTCGTCACCGTTGTACCCGCTGTACGGATCCACTCCTCCAAAAGCTTTCTCCTTGACCTCGCGCACCCAGTACTGTGTTTTCCAGGGAGCTCCGGCGTGACTGAACAAATGAGCCATTGCCAGTGAAGGTTGGTTCTCATAATCAACCCAGGCAGAGCCATGTTCTCCGTGGGGAGCAATAAACCGAAAATCCTTTGCTTTTAAAAAATTTGACTCCAGCTTCTCGATGAATTTTTTGTTTCCTCCCATTTCCTGGATTAAACCTTCCATGTTTTGAGGAACATAAAAAGTATATGTAGCCGAACTTCCTTCAATAAATCCGGGGGAATTGAATTTCCCCTTTTCCACAACGGGCGTGAAATCCTTCAGCCATTCCCCTGAGACATGTCGCGGACGTGACCACCCGATTGCCGGATCGAAAACATTTCTCCAATTCTCGGAACGTTGTATGAAAAGTTTCCTGTCTTCGCTCTTTTTCAGTATCCCGGCCATCTGGGCAAGACACCAGTCCTGATAAGCATATTCAAGCGTCATTGCCGCTCCCTCGCGGTGAAAGCCCTCACCTCGCTCCCTGATCTCGATGGGTACATATCCCTTTTCGACGTACCAATCCATCCCGCCTCCCGAAGGATGCGGGCCTGCTTCGTAACCGGCCCTGTCCCTTATCCCTCCAGGGAAAGCATTTTTTCGGGCTCCGGTATAGGCACTAACGGGATCGAATGTGGCCCGTTTTGAAGACAACAGGGCGGCTATCAATGGGGTTGTGTGATCTCCCACCATGACATAGGAATAATTTCCCCCCCAGGAACAGCGGGCCATTGTCCCCGCATTCCGGTAGTAGTCAAGAAATGTTTCTACCATCCAGTTGCCGTATTCGGGATAAAGCAGTGTCCAAAAGATGTTCAGGTTCCATTGTCCTCCCCAAAGCCCGTCTCCTTCGATGAAGTGCCGGGTGGGCTTGTTATCGCTTCCCAACGGGAGTTTTCTTGCCACCGGATACATGCCTGTCCAATCCATATATGAACCATCTACATCGTCGGATATTCTTTTTGAAGCGGTATGCATCAAATCGGTATATAGCTTTATGCGCTGTTCCCGGGTCCCTCCCTCCACCAGTACCCGGCTTAAATAGTTGTCCCACGCTTCTGCGGCATCTTTTACCACTTTGTCAAAATTCCAATGCGGTAATTCTGAGCTCAAGTTCATCCTCGCATTTTCAGTGCTGACAAAAGAGATGCCTACCTTGATGCATATCTGTTCGTTGTTTTTCAATCCTCTGTAGGTTACGTATGCGCCGATGGTATCGCCGGATATGAGATTTTCTTCAGGGCGGATTATCTTTCGGATACCTTCCTTGTTTTTCTCCCAACCGTTAAAACTGTCAAATGGCTTGTCGAATTGAGCAACAAAGAAAATCAGGTAAGGTTTTTTTCTCCTGAACGTGGGGGAGAGGAGAGAATATCCTTCAATTTCGTTTGAACTGATTTTTCTTGCGTAGGCATATGATGTTTTTGTTGCCCCCAGAGCAGCGCTTAAATCAAAGATGAAGTGGGCGGTATCTGCTGCCGGGAAAGTGTACCGATGCATTCCTACCCTACAGGTAGCGGTCAGCTCCGCCGTAATTTGAGAATCTTCGAGAAAAACTTTGTGATAACCCACCTTGACCACCTCTTTGTCGTGACTGAATTCCGACTTGCTTGCTTCAAGCCCGAGGTACCCTTTACATTCTCCCACAACCGGCATTACCGGTATACCGGCAGTTTGTCCGTTGTGCACATGTGAGAAATTCAGGATATATTTTTCGTCGTATAAATACCCTGAATTCCACATCTCGCCGTGTTTCATATCGGGAGAGAGGGAGACCATCCCAAAGGGAAGTGCCGCAGATATAAAATAATCGTACCTGGATTTGTGCGTGTCAATCAAAGGGTTTGCCAAATCTGAAGGCCTTTCCTGACTCACGGAACGGAGGTGAGGAACGGCCATAACCGATAGAATAAGTAATATTTTTAACCTGTTCATGTTGATCTTTATTGCGTGCTGACTTTTTGTCATCCCAGATAATGTCTCTTGAACTTATACCGGATGTTTCTGTCTGTTCTGCCTCTTTCCCTGATAACCAGGTTTGAGTCCTCCAACCTGATGTTATCTACTCCGTTGAAATCTTCAGGGATCCTGGCCAGAAAGGCCAGAAAAGTCTTTTCAATCGTTTCTTGGGCATCGATAAACTCATACAGGTTCCGGTCAAAGATCTTCCCTTTTTTTGCCACTACCGTGAAAGGTTCGTGTAACCCGGTAGTGCCAAATTCCATACCGAAAGCTACAGGATTGCCGTTTTCCATGGATCGCCAAAAATTAATCCAGGGATAATCCTCAACTTTCCACAGATAGCCCAACATAACCCCCAGGGTGGGATTACTTGCGGTAACCCAGCCGTAAGTTTCACGTCTGTTGTAAATGAAAGAGGATACCCTGGGCCAGGGATCCTGAAAATGCCGCAGGTCTACTTTCCCATCCTTATGAACGGCTTCAGGCCAACACAGAACAGGTTCTTCCTGATGTAAACTTCCGTCTTCCTTGTCTTCAAATCCTTTTTCGGTATTGTTATCGAATAAGGTTTTCCTGTCGAGAAAAGGCGGCGCAACGGTGACGTGTTGAACTAGGTTGAACATGCGGCCATACTTGTTGAGGTTCCTGATTTTTTCCGAAACGAAAAATAGCGGCTCTTCTCCCGACAGACTGACCTGCCGGGTTATTTCCAGTCCCCCCATCGGTAAAGTGCAACACATAACGCATTCGTTAGAAGTGCTGGTAGCAGCATGGTTTATTAGTTCCCATCGTTGACTGTTCACTTCTCCGTGATGCGTAAACCCATTTGATTTTTCGGCTTCGGAAGGAGGCCCCCAACGGTCGAAACAAAGGAAATGGCCTTTAAAAGGAGGTTGTGTCTCGTCTTTAATCACCCAGTTAATGGGATTCAAAGGCTGATCTTTCAGGTGAAAATCGGAATAAGAACCGCCATCTAAATTTATCTTCAGCAAGACGTTGTTGTTTTCTAAAATGACCATGCTTATAGATTATTTGTCCGGTATCAACTTTTTACTCAGCGCTTC
This portion of the Petrimonas sulfuriphila genome encodes:
- a CDS encoding carbohydrate kinase family protein, which codes for MLKKKITVSGTGCCLVDRLYNNVSFYSNAFLSYSSKKRGDGGLSPGHLVLKEEFEEYTKKNFQVILNELTAGRAPDKINVGGPCIVALIHAAQITFGLNSEIKFYGCHGPDENGSFLLSSLQKLPVNISHFKQMGNLTPSTDVLSDPSYDNGHGERVFVNSIGSAWDYSPENLDNNFFKSDIVVFGGSALVPQIHDNLVELLQQSKENGCITLVNTVFDFVNEKANPHKRWPLGKNDESYPNIDLLITDRDEALRLSGEKSIEKAMQFFIEKQTGAVIITNGAKNVLLYAGNELFGRVEMRELPVSDAISKRIREKVYNGDTTGCGDNFVGGVIGSLMFQLNEGKMKLDLEAATTLGIVSGSYACLYIGGTYFEKYPGEKYELMTPVLNDYKKQIK
- a CDS encoding D-lyxose/D-mannose family sugar isomerase — its product is MKRSEINQILREAKEFLHEKNFLLPPWAYWTIDEWRENRKNAEEIFNNMLGWDITDFGSGDFHSRGLFLFTIRNGKFNVDKKPYAEKIMIVEENQETPMHYHWSKMEDIINRGGGNLVIELYNSTLDNQLDTTDVHFKKDGIKGWVEAGGKVVLTPGESISLEQGMYHRFYGEPGKGKVLVGEVSMVNDDSADNCFHEIIGRFPTIVEDEKPLYLLVNDYNTFLS
- a CDS encoding GH92 family glycosyl hydrolase, producing the protein MTKSQHAIKINMNRLKILLILSVMAVPHLRSVSQERPSDLANPLIDTHKSRYDYFISAALPFGMVSLSPDMKHGEMWNSGYLYDEKYILNFSHVHNGQTAGIPVMPVVGECKGYLGLEASKSEFSHDKEVVKVGYHKVFLEDSQITAELTATCRVGMHRYTFPAADTAHFIFDLSAALGATKTSYAYARKISSNEIEGYSLLSPTFRRKKPYLIFFVAQFDKPFDSFNGWEKNKEGIRKIIRPEENLISGDTIGAYVTYRGLKNNEQICIKVGISFVSTENARMNLSSELPHWNFDKVVKDAAEAWDNYLSRVLVEGGTREQRIKLYTDLMHTASKRISDDVDGSYMDWTGMYPVARKLPLGSDNKPTRHFIEGDGLWGGQWNLNIFWTLLYPEYGNWMVETFLDYYRNAGTMARCSWGGNYSYVMVGDHTTPLIAALLSSKRATFDPVSAYTGARKNAFPGGIRDRAGYEAGPHPSGGGMDWYVEKGYVPIEIRERGEGFHREGAAMTLEYAYQDWCLAQMAGILKKSEDRKLFIQRSENWRNVFDPAIGWSRPRHVSGEWLKDFTPVVEKGKFNSPGFIEGSSATYTFYVPQNMEGLIQEMGGNKKFIEKLESNFLKAKDFRFIAPHGEHGSAWVDYENQPSLAMAHLFSHAGAPWKTQYWVREVKEKAFGGVDPYSGYNGDEDQGMLGALGVLMAIGLFDLHGCVGEFPELEITSPLFDKIVLRFPSLADPLQNTLFRISVKKKNPADIYIQHAILNGIKWSRFQFPVTDFLNGGELELELGPYPNKKWGKPF